A section of the Myxocyprinus asiaticus isolate MX2 ecotype Aquarium Trade chromosome 22, UBuf_Myxa_2, whole genome shotgun sequence genome encodes:
- the LOC127413365 gene encoding reticulon-4 receptor-like 2, with translation METRAAARSSRSSNTLTFKSGLTQWLVVWLLACRCAPGQACPRLCVCYHTPMTVSCQSQNYTAVPVGVPYDSQRVFLQNNRITELRADSFGFETQVLWLYSNNISWIEAGAFSNLRVLEELDLSDNPSLRRLDGGAFRGLERLQSLHMHRCHLAELPADLFHKLYSLQFLYLQENQLTHLPDGLFSDLVNLTHLFLYGNRIRALSENAFRGLVNLDRLLLHDNRIRQVHRRAFRDLGRLTILYLFDNSLQELPGQVLKDTSSVQFLRLNGNPWTCGCEARSLWEWFRKARISSSDLTCTSPAPRKGQDLRFLRELDFALCPLPDPGSMAGTTTTTFSTKTRWWFSKNKPASSSKSSFHKSTETQKAFPFTSFKHSSSSLSSKYDLTAEEAALPKLEPEEYWTNYGNEDAASVRCFELECPPDDDSPVLSSSTSLLSFFSLTALTLSFHLLFG, from the exons ATGGAAACTCGTGCGGCTGCGCGGAGCTCTCGCTCCTCCAACACTCTTACCTTTAAAA GTGGTTTGACTCAATGGTTGGTGGTGTGGCTGTTGGCATGTCGCTGTGCACCGGGTCAGGCATGTCCCAGGCTGTGTGTATGCTACCATACACCCATGACTGTCAGCTGCCAGTCTCAGAATTACACAGCTGTCCCTGTTGGCGTGCCTTATGACTCCCAGCGTGTCTTCTTGCAGAACAACCGCATCACTGAGCTCAGAGCTGACTCTTTTGGTTTCGAGACACAG GTCCTATGGCTATACTCTAATAACATTTCATGGATCGAAGCAGGTGCATTTAGTAATCTGCGTGTACTGGAGGAGCTAGATTTGAGTGACAACCCATCATTGCGCAGGCTGGACGGAGGCGCATTTAGGGGGCTGGAGCGACTACAGAGTCTTCACATGCACCGTTGTCACCTAGCAGAGCTGCCCGCAGACCTCTTTCACAAGCTGTACAGCCTCCAGTTCCTCTACCTGCAGGAGAACCAGCTCACCCACCTCCCTGACGGCCTGTTCTCCGACCTGGTCAATCTCACCCACTTATTCCTTTATGGCAACCGCATTAGAGCCCTCTCTGAAAACGCCTTCCGCGGCCTGGTGAATCTCGACCGTCTCCTGCTGCACGACAACCGCATTCGGCAAGTCCATCGGCGAGCTTTCCGTGACCTGGGCCGATTGACGATCCTGTATCTGTTCGACAACTCTCTGCAGGAGCTTCCAGGCCAGGTGCTGAAGGACACATCATCGGTGCAGTTCCTCAGGCTCAATGGCAACCCCTGGACCTGCGGCTGTGAAGCCAGGTCGCTCTGGGAGTGGTTCCGCAAAGCTCGGATTTCCAGCTCAGACCTAACCTGCACGTCACCAGCCCCCCGTAAAGGCCAGGATCTAAGGTTCTTGCGGGAGCTGGACTTTGCCCTCTGCCCACTGCCTGACCCAGGATCCATGGCTGGCACTACAACCACCACCTTTAGCACCAAAACACGTTGGTGGTTCTCGAAGAACAAACCAGCATCGTCATCCAAGAGCTCCTTTCACAAAAGTACGGAGACACAAAAGGCCTTTCCGTTCACCTCCTTCAAACATTCCTCATCTTCCTTGTCCTCCAAATACGATCTCACAGCAGAGGAGGCCGCGTTACCCAAGTTGGAGCCCGAAGAGTACTGGACGAATTATGGCAATGAGGATGCAGCCTCAGTCCGCTGTTTTGAGCTCGAATGTCCACCCGATGACGACTCTCCTGTTCTCTCATCTTCAACTTCTCTTCTGTCCTTCTTCTCACTCACAGCATTGACTCTTTCTTTCCATCTGCTCTTCGGCTGA